The following proteins are co-located in the Anaerolineae bacterium genome:
- a CDS encoding type II toxin-antitoxin system HicB family antitoxin: protein MDNMYTAIVQRRGDWWMGWIAEIPGVNCQERSREELLESLRVTLREALELNRQDAIASAGDDYQEDRIAV from the coding sequence ATGGATAACATGTACACGGCCATAGTACAGCGCCGCGGCGACTGGTGGATGGGCTGGATCGCTGAGATACCAGGGGTGAACTGCCAGGAGCGGTCTCGTGAGGAGCTGCTCGAGAGCCTCCGGGTCACGTTGCGAGAGGCGCTGGAACTCAACCGGCAAGATGCCATTGCCTCAGCCGGAGACGACTACCAGGAAGACCGCATCGCGGTATGA
- a CDS encoding HAD-IB family phosphatase codes for MRDGLQSGGAGRTGTRGVILCDFDGTITTVDVTDTLCRQSIPERWAELERQWLSGEISATECYEREYEALGLGQEQIDAFLETVALSPGTQRLIRLADELGWEFHVLSAGFDYYIERILHQRGLPVPYTANSLSFTPEGKPVLRFLDGTDPQCRRFRPPCAGCKPATWREWKQRGYRIAFVGDGTTDFCMADAFKLAREPGDLLFAKKRLLQYCHLNDIPAIPYETLDDVAERLARSRHRRP; via the coding sequence ATGAGGGATGGGCTCCAAAGCGGTGGGGCTGGCCGCACTGGTACCCGCGGCGTCATTCTGTGTGACTTCGACGGAACCATCACCACGGTGGACGTCACCGACACGCTATGCCGGCAGAGCATCCCGGAGCGCTGGGCCGAGCTGGAGCGACAGTGGCTGAGCGGAGAGATCAGCGCCACGGAGTGCTATGAGCGGGAATACGAGGCCTTGGGCCTTGGGCAAGAGCAGATTGATGCTTTCCTGGAGACGGTTGCCCTCTCGCCCGGTACACAGCGGCTGATCCGCCTGGCCGACGAGCTGGGCTGGGAGTTCCACGTGCTCAGCGCCGGCTTCGACTACTACATTGAGCGCATCCTGCACCAGCGGGGGCTCCCCGTCCCCTACACGGCCAACAGCCTCAGCTTCACCCCCGAGGGCAAGCCTGTCCTGCGGTTCCTGGACGGCACCGACCCCCAGTGCCGCCGCTTCAGGCCACCCTGTGCCGGGTGCAAGCCGGCCACCTGGCGAGAATGGAAGCAGCGCGGCTATCGCATCGCCTTCGTCGGGGACGGGACCACCGACTTCTGCATGGCCGACGCGTTCAAGCTTGCCCGCGAGCCCGGCGACCTCCTCTTCGCCAAGAAGCGGCTGCTCCAGTACTGTCACCTGAACGACATCCCGGCCATCCCCTACGAGACCCTGGATGACGTTGCCGAGAGATTGGCACGCAGCCGACACCGGCGTCCCTAG
- a CDS encoding B12-binding domain-containing radical SAM protein: MHISLIYAGIAGKGFNSIGQGMDSGWISHGLAILSAVLKREGHEVDLLDLRALRDWDHFRDELSSRRPDVCGLTMMSVDFNPVMRAVDLIKETLPDCTVVVGGPHPTLATDEVIPNPKIDHVVIREGEISFPQLLRDLEAGRKRERLIAGEHPDLDSLPYADHDLFLDEWRRWGYAIESPEAPFVPELPPPFVTIIAGRGCIYSCAFCKPGESLIFGNRVRRRSVPNVIGELKELRDRYRFNSFMFHDDCLTENPRWVREFCRAYLEEGFTQPFFCQSRADIIVKHEETVALMAQAGLKGYFIGFESGSDRVLEFINKGTTRAQNLEAARICRKYGIAIWANYMLGLPTETPDEVRETISMLKEIDPDYYSPAFFTPHPGSHLYDYCVENDLMLIRDHDDYARNPTGPKIKTQDPEFLVWALAESQRRTTANALKREARRYWHRYARPGKVARKVRQLLLRPAEPA; this comes from the coding sequence ATGCACATCAGCCTGATCTACGCCGGCATCGCTGGCAAAGGGTTCAACAGCATCGGCCAGGGGATGGACTCGGGCTGGATCAGCCACGGGCTGGCCATCCTGAGTGCCGTCCTCAAGCGCGAGGGCCACGAGGTGGATCTCCTCGACCTACGCGCCCTGCGCGACTGGGATCACTTCCGCGACGAGCTGTCCTCCCGCCGCCCTGACGTCTGCGGCCTCACCATGATGAGCGTGGACTTCAACCCGGTCATGCGGGCCGTGGACCTCATCAAAGAGACCCTGCCCGACTGCACCGTCGTGGTAGGCGGCCCCCATCCCACCCTGGCCACCGACGAGGTGATCCCCAACCCCAAGATAGACCATGTGGTCATCCGCGAGGGTGAGATCAGCTTCCCTCAGCTGCTGCGCGACCTGGAGGCGGGCCGAAAACGAGAGCGCCTTATCGCGGGCGAGCACCCCGACCTGGATTCCCTCCCCTACGCCGACCACGACCTCTTCCTGGACGAGTGGCGCCGCTGGGGCTACGCCATCGAGTCGCCCGAGGCACCCTTCGTGCCTGAGCTCCCCCCGCCTTTCGTGACCATCATCGCCGGACGGGGCTGCATCTACAGCTGCGCCTTCTGCAAGCCGGGCGAGAGCCTCATCTTCGGTAACCGGGTGCGACGTCGTAGCGTGCCCAACGTGATCGGCGAGCTGAAGGAGCTGCGGGACCGCTACCGGTTCAACTCCTTCATGTTTCACGACGACTGCCTCACCGAGAACCCCCGCTGGGTGCGGGAGTTTTGTCGGGCCTACCTTGAGGAGGGCTTCACCCAACCCTTCTTCTGCCAGAGCCGGGCCGATATCATCGTCAAGCACGAGGAGACGGTGGCCCTCATGGCGCAGGCCGGGCTCAAGGGCTACTTCATCGGTTTCGAGAGCGGCAGCGACCGGGTCCTGGAGTTCATCAACAAGGGCACCACCCGGGCCCAGAACCTGGAGGCGGCGCGCATCTGCCGCAAGTACGGCATCGCTATCTGGGCCAACTACATGCTGGGGCTGCCTACCGAGACTCCCGACGAGGTCCGGGAGACCATCTCCATGCTCAAGGAGATAGATCCCGACTACTACAGCCCCGCCTTCTTCACCCCCCACCCGGGCAGCCACCTGTATGACTACTGCGTCGAGAACGACCTCATGCTCATCCGGGATCACGACGACTATGCCCGCAACCCCACCGGACCCAAGATCAAGACCCAGGACCCCGAGTTCCTGGTCTGGGCTCTAGCGGAATCCCAGCGGCGCACTACGGCCAACGCCTTGAAACGTGAGGCGCGCCGATACTGGCATCGGTATGCCCGTCCCGGCAAGGTGGCCCGTAAGGTGCGCCAGTTGCTGCTCCGGCCAGCGGAGCCGGCCTAG
- a CDS encoding alpha/beta hydrolase, whose protein sequence is MPHEPVTYTYRTVSGHPLRADVFRPIGAGPCPALLWLHGGALIFGSRKTVRPWQVRRYLEAGYAVVCPDYRLAPESKLPEIADDVLTAWAWTREGVPDLDPERLAVIGHSAGGYLALLLGTTTHPAPRAVVSFYGYGDIVADWYTRPDPHYLTFPRVTEEKARSLVGSAPISEGPPERFEFYLYCRQQGAWPQEVGGRDPKADAEFFRRYCPLRNVTSGASPTLLLHGDADTDVPYGQSLAMHQELARQGVETEMVTLEGGGHGFDRDGDDPHTLRAFDAVLDFLAAHLRP, encoded by the coding sequence ATGCCCCACGAGCCCGTCACCTACACGTACCGCACCGTGTCCGGCCACCCCCTTCGCGCCGACGTCTTCCGCCCGATTGGGGCCGGCCCCTGCCCGGCTCTGCTGTGGCTCCATGGCGGCGCCCTCATCTTCGGCTCCCGGAAGACGGTCCGGCCCTGGCAGGTGCGCCGCTATCTGGAGGCCGGCTACGCTGTCGTCTGTCCCGACTACCGGCTGGCACCGGAGAGCAAGCTGCCGGAGATCGCCGACGACGTGCTGACGGCTTGGGCCTGGACGCGCGAGGGCGTGCCGGATCTGGATCCGGAACGTCTGGCCGTGATCGGCCATTCGGCCGGCGGCTACCTCGCCCTCCTGTTGGGCACTACCACCCATCCTGCGCCCCGAGCCGTGGTCTCGTTCTACGGCTACGGCGACATCGTAGCTGACTGGTATACCCGACCCGACCCGCACTACCTCACCTTCCCCCGGGTAACGGAGGAGAAGGCGAGGTCGCTGGTGGGGTCGGCCCCTATCTCTGAGGGTCCCCCAGAGCGGTTCGAGTTCTATCTGTACTGCCGCCAGCAGGGGGCGTGGCCACAGGAGGTAGGCGGCCGCGATCCCAAGGCGGATGCGGAGTTCTTCCGTCGCTACTGTCCCTTGAGGAACGTCACCTCCGGGGCTTCGCCCACCCTGCTGCTCCACGGCGACGCCGACACCGACGTTCCCTACGGGCAGTCGTTGGCTATGCACCAGGAGCTGGCCCGCCAGGGGGTGGAGACGGAGATGGTGACGCTGGAGGGCGGCGGGCACGGCTTCGACCGCGACGGGGACGATCCACACACGCTCCGCGCCTTCGACGCCGTCCTGGACTTCCTGGCCGCTCACCTGAGGCCCTGA
- a CDS encoding MBL fold metallo-hydrolase — MMDITWYGQSCFRLRDRSISVVTDPYGKVSGLKLPRLTADIVTVSHGHQDHSNVAAVRGQPFVIDSPGEYEVGGLFVTGIGMWHDAQSGAERGKNTIFIYHFDDATVCHLGDLGHVPTQAQVEEMGDVDVLLVPVGGKFTIDARQAVEVISLIEPSVVIPMHYALPGMETPLEGVDAFLKEMGVREPERLDSYSVTGKRLPEETQVMVLESHSS, encoded by the coding sequence GTGATGGACATTACCTGGTACGGGCAGTCCTGCTTTCGCCTGAGGGACAGGAGCATCAGCGTGGTGACCGACCCGTACGGGAAGGTGTCGGGACTGAAGCTGCCCCGGCTGACGGCCGATATCGTGACCGTGAGCCATGGCCACCAGGATCACAGCAACGTGGCAGCCGTCCGCGGTCAGCCGTTCGTGATAGACAGTCCAGGCGAGTATGAGGTCGGTGGGCTATTCGTCACTGGCATTGGCATGTGGCACGATGCCCAATCGGGCGCGGAGCGGGGCAAAAACACCATCTTCATCTATCACTTTGATGACGCCACTGTCTGCCATTTGGGCGATCTGGGCCATGTGCCTACGCAGGCTCAGGTCGAGGAGATGGGCGACGTGGACGTGTTGCTGGTGCCGGTGGGGGGCAAGTTCACCATAGACGCCCGGCAGGCCGTCGAGGTGATCAGCCTGATTGAGCCGTCGGTGGTGATCCCGATGCACTACGCCTTGCCAGGCATGGAGACTCCCCTGGAGGGTGTGGACGCTTTCCTGAAGGAGATGGGGGTGAGAGAGCCCGAGCGGTTGGACTCCTACTCGGTCACCGGCAAGCGTCTGCCCGAGGAGACTCAGGTGATGGTGCTGGAGAGCCATTCCAGTTAG
- the nagA gene encoding N-acetylglucosamine-6-phosphate deacetylase: MIALVGGTVLTPSRQIPDGAVLVEGNRIVVVGPRQLVAIPTHAEVIDVSDSYLAPGFVDLHCHGAIGVDFNRPGTTPDDLHRVAAFKASHGTTSFLAAIATASPEATERSLDVVHRSVGAREGAEVLGAQAEGPFLNPAAAGAQAVECIRPPDLAELDRWLAVCPELRLISVAPEMEGGLEFIAEGHRRGITLSVGHSCANYDQVIAAVGVGLTHATHTFNAMQGFHHRHPGTAGAVLTCDEITAEAVVDNVHLHPAAVNLLVRCKGPSRLALITDAMSAAGLPEGEHEWDGRRVTVADGAVRLDDGTIAGSTLTMDRALRNLVAAAEIPLADAVQMATLNPARSIGVHNRKGSLACGRDADVVVLDRNLEVDMTMVRGAIVFRREKDAEAV, translated from the coding sequence ATGATCGCCCTGGTGGGGGGGACCGTCCTCACCCCCAGCCGTCAGATTCCCGACGGCGCCGTGCTAGTGGAAGGGAACAGGATAGTGGTAGTGGGGCCTCGGCAGTTGGTGGCCATTCCCACCCACGCCGAGGTCATTGACGTTAGTGATAGCTACCTCGCGCCTGGCTTTGTGGATCTGCACTGCCACGGCGCCATTGGAGTGGACTTCAACCGCCCCGGCACCACCCCCGACGACCTTCACCGCGTGGCCGCCTTCAAGGCCTCTCACGGAACCACCTCCTTTCTGGCTGCCATCGCCACTGCCTCCCCTGAGGCAACTGAACGGTCGCTGGACGTGGTGCACCGGTCGGTTGGGGCTCGCGAAGGGGCCGAGGTCCTGGGGGCCCAGGCGGAGGGGCCCTTTCTCAACCCGGCTGCCGCCGGGGCTCAGGCAGTAGAGTGCATCCGTCCTCCCGACTTGGCGGAGCTGGACCGGTGGCTGGCTGTGTGCCCCGAGCTGCGCCTGATCTCTGTGGCGCCCGAGATGGAGGGAGGGCTCGAGTTCATCGCCGAGGGGCACCGCCGGGGGATCACTCTGAGCGTGGGCCATTCCTGCGCCAACTACGACCAGGTGATCGCCGCCGTAGGCGTGGGGCTCACTCACGCTACCCACACCTTCAACGCCATGCAAGGCTTCCACCATCGCCATCCGGGCACGGCAGGCGCCGTCCTCACCTGCGACGAGATCACGGCTGAGGCGGTCGTAGACAACGTGCACCTGCATCCGGCCGCGGTCAACCTGCTGGTGCGCTGCAAGGGGCCGAGCAGGCTGGCCCTGATCACCGATGCCATGTCGGCTGCCGGCTTGCCCGAGGGGGAGCACGAGTGGGACGGACGGCGGGTCACCGTCGCCGACGGAGCGGTGCGGCTGGACGATGGCACCATCGCTGGGAGCACCCTCACCATGGACCGGGCCCTGCGTAACCTGGTGGCGGCGGCGGAGATTCCCCTGGCCGACGCGGTGCAGATGGCCACGCTGAACCCCGCGAGGAGCATTGGCGTCCACAACCGCAAGGGCAGCCTGGCCTGCGGCCGGGACGCCGACGTGGTAGTGCTGGACCGAAACCTGGAGGTAGACATGACTATGGTTAGGGGCGCGATAGTGTTCCGCCGAGAGAAGGACGCCGAGGCTGTATGA
- a CDS encoding DUF4139 domain-containing protein — protein sequence MRRRAVLTIFLVLAVGLSGAAGYRSLPQAVVAQEPGDQAAGPEIAVYNQGVALVKDTRTLDLEQGVQSVTITDVAEQLDPTSVHFRSLSDPEGTVVLEQNFEYDLVGPERLLSKYVDQRIEVITQDGTVHQGTLLSGAGDLILRDDQDRVVVIRRDSVRDFTFPALPEGLITRPSLVWLVNSAQGGTQDVEIAYLTGGISWQANYVVLLAQDSASLDLDGWVTLNNNSGATYTDARLKLVAGDINRVTPAAMDRGLVMEEYALAAPAAAPQVEQRGFFEYHLYEVLRPVTIRDRQQKQVEFVTATGVPAEKFFVYDGAPGYAFWGGLVSDPSYGADTGVKQVRTMLAFQTGEEGVDAQLPRGVIRVYQEDVDGSPLPLGEDRVDHTPKGEEVRLYIGDAFDIVGERVQTDFQKLGSRAMEESYRITLRNHKEEAVEVRVVEHMFRWSEWQIVRETAEHTKLDAQQVEWRVQVPADGESVIEYTVRYEW from the coding sequence ATGCGCAGACGAGCGGTTCTAACCATCTTCCTGGTGCTGGCCGTGGGGCTGTCGGGGGCGGCCGGCTACCGGTCTCTGCCTCAGGCAGTGGTGGCCCAGGAGCCGGGGGACCAGGCGGCCGGCCCGGAGATCGCCGTCTACAACCAGGGCGTGGCTCTGGTGAAGGACACCCGGACCCTCGACCTTGAGCAAGGGGTGCAGTCGGTCACCATCACCGACGTGGCGGAGCAGCTCGACCCCACCAGCGTGCACTTCCGCTCCCTCAGCGACCCCGAGGGAACGGTGGTGCTGGAGCAGAACTTCGAGTACGACCTGGTTGGCCCCGAACGGCTGCTGAGCAAGTACGTAGACCAGCGCATCGAGGTCATCACCCAGGACGGTACCGTCCACCAGGGCACCCTCCTCAGCGGCGCCGGTGACCTCATCCTGCGCGATGACCAGGACCGCGTGGTGGTGATCCGACGGGACAGCGTACGGGACTTCACCTTCCCCGCCCTTCCCGAGGGGCTCATCACCCGTCCCTCGCTGGTGTGGCTGGTGAACTCGGCCCAAGGTGGGACACAGGACGTAGAGATAGCTTACCTGACCGGTGGCATCAGCTGGCAGGCCAACTACGTGGTCCTGCTGGCGCAGGATAGCGCCAGCCTCGACCTCGACGGCTGGGTGACGCTGAACAACAACAGCGGCGCCACCTACACCGATGCCAGGCTCAAGCTGGTGGCGGGAGACATCAACCGCGTCACTCCGGCGGCCATGGACCGCGGGCTGGTGATGGAGGAGTACGCCCTGGCCGCACCGGCGGCCGCGCCTCAGGTGGAGCAGCGGGGCTTCTTCGAATACCACCTGTACGAGGTGCTGCGCCCGGTGACCATCCGGGACAGGCAGCAGAAACAGGTGGAGTTCGTCACCGCCACCGGCGTCCCGGCAGAGAAGTTCTTCGTCTACGATGGGGCTCCTGGGTACGCCTTCTGGGGCGGCTTAGTGAGTGACCCCAGCTATGGCGCCGATACCGGCGTCAAACAGGTGCGCACCATGCTTGCCTTCCAGACGGGCGAGGAGGGTGTGGATGCCCAATTGCCCCGAGGAGTGATCCGGGTCTATCAAGAGGACGTAGATGGCAGCCCTCTGCCCCTGGGCGAGGACAGGGTGGACCACACCCCCAAGGGTGAGGAGGTGCGGCTCTACATCGGTGATGCCTTCGACATCGTGGGCGAGCGGGTGCAAACGGACTTCCAGAAGCTGGGCAGCCGGGCCATGGAAGAGAGCTACCGGATCACCCTGCGGAACCACAAGGAAGAGGCAGTCGAGGTGCGGGTGGTGGAGCACATGTTCCGCTGGAGCGAGTGGCAGATCGTGCGAGAGACCGCCGAACACACCAAGCTGGACGCCCAGCAGGTGGAGTGGAGGGTGCAAGTTCCCGCCGACGGCGAATCCGTGATCGAGTATACCGTCCGTTACGAGTGGTGA
- a CDS encoding YfhO family protein — protein MLEGTAEEEVQLDRAEVSADRARLGGAALAVLALLPFLFYWRLFTPNPVDRASFPHGDFSIQSYAFARYQAQRLLAGELPLWSPGAYSGFPFLADPQSASFYPPRLLLILLAGPLGYPYVALGLEAVLHLSLVAGFTFLLGRRLFRHAGIAFLVALAFTFGGYLISSPGRQLAALESAAWLPLALLAAHAGVSRPRVLNRWTLLCGTSLALSALAGHLQTTVLVTYVVSGYALWRRWSRAGASFVGVSLLLAGGLAAAQLLPSAQYLLLSSQTRWGYDEVAAGLPVQDTVQVLFPGSVSLYSPLYVGMLPLLLAGAALVLRGGVRPVRFWFLVALVALLLSFGDQAFVHSLFYLLVPGWRLFQSQEPVALMVSLPACLLAGYGALALLGRGGASAEERRGYVRAAAGLLWVLGVAAVAFFLGLVRDGWTADSAFYRLLGVAIFAALVTALAWGLLRWWVAASRPEAVFLGLAAAIVAFDLFTVGWRNSLSSDPPQARQQAPGAATAMRADAGREIFRAFNEFALDGNYGVQFGLEDIWGASPLRLARYQELVSSVPWERLWPLLDVRYVATWRPELPLASQIIYQEQVGDETTYVYVHRLLGDYPRAWLVGQAEIVPPEATLERLTEPAFDPWRTALLEEAPPFSLSPEAGAGLVRWQAHEPERLVLFVRATGNSLLVLSEVHYPGWRAWVDGQPTQLLVADHALRAVPVPEGEHRVELRFVPSLWMLGLGVSLVSLAVLAVGLAVLREQNPTTAEASASSPQDQRGSAPLTARSGLIPATGARVL, from the coding sequence TTGCTGGAAGGCACGGCCGAGGAGGAGGTACAGCTCGATCGCGCCGAGGTGAGCGCCGATCGTGCGCGGCTCGGCGGAGCCGCTCTGGCGGTGCTGGCGCTGTTGCCTTTCCTCTTCTACTGGCGTCTGTTCACCCCCAATCCCGTTGACCGGGCCTCCTTCCCGCATGGTGACTTCTCGATCCAGTCCTACGCCTTCGCCCGCTACCAGGCCCAGAGGCTGCTGGCGGGCGAGTTGCCCCTCTGGTCGCCAGGGGCCTACTCCGGTTTCCCCTTCCTGGCCGACCCCCAGTCCGCCTCCTTCTATCCCCCCCGGCTGCTCCTGATCCTGCTCGCCGGCCCGTTGGGCTACCCCTATGTGGCCCTGGGGCTGGAGGCGGTCCTGCACTTGTCCCTGGTGGCCGGGTTCACCTTCCTGCTTGGCCGGCGGCTGTTCCGGCACGCGGGGATAGCCTTCCTGGTGGCCCTGGCCTTCACCTTCGGAGGCTACCTGATCTCCAGCCCTGGCCGGCAACTGGCAGCTCTGGAGTCGGCCGCCTGGCTGCCCCTGGCTCTGCTGGCCGCGCACGCAGGGGTCAGCCGGCCCCGAGTCTTGAACCGCTGGACCCTGTTGTGCGGCACCTCGCTGGCGCTGTCTGCCCTGGCGGGACACCTTCAGACCACGGTGCTGGTGACATACGTGGTGAGCGGCTATGCCCTCTGGCGACGATGGTCGCGAGCCGGCGCCTCGTTCGTGGGTGTCAGCCTGCTCCTGGCAGGTGGGCTGGCGGCGGCTCAGCTGCTCCCGTCTGCCCAATACCTGCTGCTGTCGAGCCAGACGCGGTGGGGCTACGACGAGGTGGCAGCCGGGCTGCCGGTCCAGGACACGGTGCAGGTGCTCTTCCCCGGCTCCGTGAGCCTCTACTCGCCTCTATACGTGGGGATGCTGCCTCTGCTCCTGGCGGGTGCGGCTCTGGTCCTTCGAGGCGGGGTGCGCCCGGTGCGGTTCTGGTTCCTAGTGGCGCTAGTGGCCCTGCTGCTATCGTTCGGGGATCAGGCCTTCGTGCACAGCCTGTTCTACCTGCTAGTGCCGGGTTGGCGCCTCTTCCAGAGCCAGGAGCCGGTGGCCCTTATGGTCTCCCTGCCCGCGTGTCTTTTGGCCGGCTATGGGGCCCTGGCGCTCCTCGGGCGAGGTGGTGCTTCGGCCGAGGAGCGCCGCGGCTACGTCCGGGCGGCCGCGGGGCTCCTATGGGTGCTGGGAGTGGCGGCGGTGGCGTTCTTCCTGGGCCTGGTTCGGGACGGATGGACCGCCGATAGCGCCTTCTACCGGCTGCTGGGGGTGGCCATCTTCGCCGCCCTCGTGACGGCTCTGGCCTGGGGCCTTCTCCGCTGGTGGGTCGCCGCCTCTCGGCCGGAGGCGGTGTTCCTCGGCCTGGCGGCCGCTATCGTCGCCTTCGATCTCTTCACCGTGGGTTGGAGGAACAGCCTCAGCTCTGATCCGCCCCAGGCCCGTCAGCAGGCCCCGGGGGCGGCGACGGCCATGCGGGCCGATGCGGGCAGGGAGATCTTCCGGGCGTTCAACGAGTTCGCGCTGGATGGGAACTACGGAGTCCAGTTCGGCCTGGAGGACATCTGGGGGGCGAGCCCGCTGCGCCTGGCGCGGTATCAGGAGTTAGTGAGTAGCGTCCCTTGGGAGCGTCTGTGGCCGCTGCTGGACGTGCGGTACGTGGCCACCTGGCGCCCGGAGTTGCCCCTGGCCTCGCAGATCATCTACCAGGAGCAGGTGGGCGACGAGACCACGTACGTCTACGTGCATCGGCTGCTGGGTGATTACCCTCGCGCCTGGTTGGTGGGGCAAGCAGAGATCGTCCCGCCGGAGGCGACCCTGGAGCGATTGACCGAACCGGCGTTCGACCCCTGGCGCACAGCCCTGCTGGAGGAGGCTCCTCCCTTCTCCCTGTCTCCGGAGGCGGGCGCCGGCCTGGTCCGGTGGCAGGCGCACGAGCCCGAACGTCTGGTGCTGTTCGTGCGAGCAACCGGCAACTCGCTGCTGGTTCTCTCCGAGGTCCACTACCCCGGATGGCGGGCCTGGGTAGACGGCCAGCCTACTCAGCTGCTGGTGGCAGATCACGCCCTGCGGGCCGTGCCCGTGCCGGAGGGCGAGCACCGGGTGGAGCTGCGCTTCGTGCCTAGCCTCTGGATGCTGGGCCTGGGGGTGTCGCTGGTGTCGTTGGCAGTGCTGGCCGTCGGGCTGGCGGTTCTGCGGGAGCAGAACCCTACCACCGCTGAAGCCTCGGCATCGTCCCCTCAGGATCAGCGTGGATCCGCGCCCCTCACAGCGCGCTCAGGTCTTATTCCCGCAACCGGGGCCCGCGTGCTATAA
- a CDS encoding inositol monophosphatase produces MRTTASPPAERSAFLHLAHHTAVAAALAGGRAAQSACLSPLETTHKGRHDLVTNGDLAAEGAVVRVIREAFPGHGLLSEEGRSEQGNGFRWVVDPVDGTTNYSRGLPFYAVSVGLMEGDEYLVGAVYDPVRDEMFSAWRGGGAYVNGRAIHTRDTAALDDCVFSLGLSYVPAERTQVMEVGRHMAPICLTLRELGSAALALAYIAAGRLDCYLHAHLMPWDGAAGKVILEEAGGLMTDLEGRPWTFATGATLAAGPRIHRPLLDLIRSLYREG; encoded by the coding sequence TTGAGGACCACTGCATCGCCGCCCGCTGAACGCTCCGCCTTCCTCCATCTCGCTCACCATACCGCCGTTGCCGCCGCTCTAGCCGGCGGGCGGGCCGCCCAATCCGCCTGCCTCAGCCCTCTGGAAACCACCCACAAGGGTAGGCACGACCTGGTCACCAATGGGGACCTGGCCGCCGAGGGGGCAGTGGTGAGGGTGATCCGGGAAGCCTTCCCTGGGCATGGTCTTCTATCGGAGGAAGGCCGATCCGAACAGGGCAACGGCTTCCGTTGGGTGGTGGATCCGGTGGACGGGACCACCAACTACTCCCGCGGCCTGCCCTTCTACGCCGTTTCGGTGGGCCTGATGGAGGGTGACGAGTACCTGGTAGGGGCGGTGTACGACCCGGTTCGCGACGAGATGTTCTCGGCCTGGCGGGGCGGTGGCGCCTACGTGAACGGTCGGGCCATTCACACCCGTGACACCGCTGCCCTGGATGACTGCGTCTTCAGCCTTGGCCTCTCCTACGTGCCGGCGGAGCGAACGCAGGTGATGGAGGTAGGCCGGCACATGGCTCCCATCTGCCTTACCCTGCGCGAGCTCGGTTCCGCTGCCCTGGCCTTGGCGTACATCGCCGCCGGCCGGCTGGACTGCTACCTGCACGCCCACCTCATGCCCTGGGATGGGGCGGCAGGGAAGGTGATCCTGGAGGAGGCCGGCGGACTGATGACCGACCTCGAAGGGAGACCGTGGACCTTCGCCACTGGAGCCACCCTGGCTGCCGGGCCCCGCATCCACCGGCCCCTCCTGGACCTCATCCGCAGCCTCTACCGTGAGGGCTGA
- a CDS encoding DUF2442 domain-containing protein produces the protein MKAQCRRRRGVRHPVLRVAELERVGAYTLRVAFDDGAKQVIDFSSVLAGPVYGPLRDERVFDQVTIDPEVRTLVWPNGADFDPATLHDWPKYADELKRLAGVWKQAEPTTSS, from the coding sequence ATGAAGGCGCAATGTCGAAGACGACGTGGGGTGAGACATCCAGTACTCCGAGTAGCCGAGTTGGAGCGGGTGGGCGCGTACACGCTTCGTGTCGCCTTTGATGATGGTGCCAAGCAGGTGATTGACTTTTCATCAGTCCTTGCAGGGCCCGTGTATGGGCCACTACGAGATGAGCGAGTCTTCGACCAAGTGACCATAGACCCAGAGGTCCGCACTCTCGTCTGGCCCAATGGCGCCGACTTCGACCCGGCCACACTGCACGACTGGCCCAAGTACGCGGATGAGCTGAAGCGATTGGCCGGAGTGTGGAAGCAGGCTGAGCCAACCACTTCCTCGTAA